A section of the Tamandua tetradactyla isolate mTamTet1 chromosome 4, mTamTet1.pri, whole genome shotgun sequence genome encodes:
- the LOC143681252 gene encoding uncharacterized protein LOC143681252 isoform X4 yields the protein MGFPQNHSPGRKISCKKQEMIFMQLTYMKDNSDIKSLQISHTQKNSFQCNYLQEDSTLRSTVTQHTLTPIRKKPYLSRPLGKVLSDLSSFNQPEEIDTGSKSHECHQSAKALLIKSFGHRHYNGTQTGDKPYECLLCGKTFIKYFDLKQHEGIHNGGKPYECNLCGKAFSQFSTLRRHERTHIGMKPHECHVFGKTCSQYSYLRQHERTRPGDKTYQCRTCRKAFTFCSALRRHERIHTGEKPHECQICGKAFIDCSALRRHEKTHTGEKPHECHLCGKAFSQYSSVRIHERTHTGEKPYECHLCGKTFSQYSSLRNHERTHTGEKPHECQLCGKTFSQYSSVRRHERIHTGEKPYECLVCRKTFSQCSHLRQHERTHTGEKPYECHLCGKAFAHSSTLRLHERMHIEQKL from the exons atgggGTTTCCTCAAAATCACAGTCCAG GCAGGAAAATTTCCTGtaaaaagcaagaaatgataTTCATGCAACTTACCTACATGAAAGACAATTCTGACATCAAGTCATTG CAGATATCTCACACTCAAAAGAATTCCTTTCAATGTAATTATTTGCAAGAAGATTCCACTCTCAGATCCACAGTGACTCAACATACGTTAACTCCCATAAGAAAGAAACCATATTTAAGCAGACCACTTGGAAAAGTCCTCAGTGACCTGTCATCTTTTAATCAGCCTGAGGAGATTGACACAGGAAGTAAATCACATGAATGCCATCAAAGTGCTAAAGCCTTATTAATTAAAAGCTTTGGCCATAGACATTACAATGGAACTCAAACTGGAGATAAACCATATGAGTGCCTTCTCTGTggtaaaactttcattaaatattttgacCTTAAACAACATGAGGGAATTCACAATGGAGGGAAGCCCTATGAATGTAATctgtgtggaaaagccttcagtcaatTTTCTACTCTTAGacgacatgagagaactcacattgGCATgaaaccccatgaatgtcatGTATTTGGGAAAACCTGCAGTCAATATTCTTATCTTAGACAACATGAGCGAACACGCCCTGGAGATAAAACCTACCAGTGCCGTACATGTAGAAAAGCCTTCACTTTTTGTTCTGCCCTCAGACGACATGAGAGAatacacactggagagaaaccccatgaatgccagatatgtggaaaagccttcattGATTGTTCTGCACTTAGACGTCATGAaaaaactcacactggagagaaacctcacgaatgtcatctatgtggaaaagccttcagtcagTATTCTTCTGTTAGAATTCATGAGAGAacccacactggagagaaaccctatgaatgtcatctatgtggaaaaaCCTTCAGTCAGTATTCTTCTCTTAGAAatcatgagagaactcacactggagaaaaaccccatgaatgtcagctatgtgggaaaaccttcagtcaGTATTCTTCTGTTAGAAGACATgaaagaattcacactggagagaaaccctatgaatgccttGTTTGTAGGAAGACTTTCAGCCAATGTTCTcatcttagacaacatgagagaacacacactggagagaaaccctatgaatgccatctGTGTGGAAAGGCTTTTGCTCATAGTTCTACGCTTAGGCTACATGAGAGAATGCATATTGAACAGAAGCTGTAA
- the LOC143681252 gene encoding uncharacterized protein LOC143681252 isoform X3 → MQPRELTFKDIAVEFTQEEWALLDTSQIKLFREVMLENISHLVSVRCQVCKSDVLSQGEKVWQEVAQGEEVWKEGMGFPQNHSPGRKISCKKQEMIFMQLTYMKDNSDIKSLQISHTQKNSFQCNYLQEDSTLRSTVTQHTLTPIRKKPYLSRPLGKVLSDLSSFNQPEEIDTGSKSHECHQSAKALLIKSFGHRHYNGTQTGDKPYECLLCGKTFIKYFDLKQHEGIHNGGKPYECNLCGKAFSQFSTLRRHERTHIGMKPHECHVFGKTCSQYSYLRQHERTRPGDKTYQCRTCRKAFTFCSALRRHERIHTGEKPHECQICGKAFIDCSALRRHEKTHTGEKPHECHLCGKAFSQYSSVRIHERTHTGEKPYECHLCGKTFSQYSSLRNHERTHTGEKPHECQLCGKTFSQYSSVRRHERIHTGEKPYECLVCRKTFSQCSHLRQHERTHTGEKPYECHLCGKAFAHSSTLRLHERMHIEQKL, encoded by the exons ATGCAACCACGG gAGTTGACCTTCAAAGATATAGCTGTAGAGttcacccaggaagagtgggCATTGCTAGACACATCCCAGATAAAGCTGTTCAGAGAAGTaatgctggagaatatcagtcatctgGTCTCAGTCA GATGTCAGGTGTGCAAATCAGATGTGCTTTCCCAAGGAGAAAAAGTGTGGCAAGAAGTAGCACAAGGAGAGGAAGtgtggaaggaaggaatgggGTTTCCTCAAAATCACAGTCCAG GCAGGAAAATTTCCTGtaaaaagcaagaaatgataTTCATGCAACTTACCTACATGAAAGACAATTCTGACATCAAGTCATTG CAGATATCTCACACTCAAAAGAATTCCTTTCAATGTAATTATTTGCAAGAAGATTCCACTCTCAGATCCACAGTGACTCAACATACGTTAACTCCCATAAGAAAGAAACCATATTTAAGCAGACCACTTGGAAAAGTCCTCAGTGACCTGTCATCTTTTAATCAGCCTGAGGAGATTGACACAGGAAGTAAATCACATGAATGCCATCAAAGTGCTAAAGCCTTATTAATTAAAAGCTTTGGCCATAGACATTACAATGGAACTCAAACTGGAGATAAACCATATGAGTGCCTTCTCTGTggtaaaactttcattaaatattttgacCTTAAACAACATGAGGGAATTCACAATGGAGGGAAGCCCTATGAATGTAATctgtgtggaaaagccttcagtcaatTTTCTACTCTTAGacgacatgagagaactcacattgGCATgaaaccccatgaatgtcatGTATTTGGGAAAACCTGCAGTCAATATTCTTATCTTAGACAACATGAGCGAACACGCCCTGGAGATAAAACCTACCAGTGCCGTACATGTAGAAAAGCCTTCACTTTTTGTTCTGCCCTCAGACGACATGAGAGAatacacactggagagaaaccccatgaatgccagatatgtggaaaagccttcattGATTGTTCTGCACTTAGACGTCATGAaaaaactcacactggagagaaacctcacgaatgtcatctatgtggaaaagccttcagtcagTATTCTTCTGTTAGAATTCATGAGAGAacccacactggagagaaaccctatgaatgtcatctatgtggaaaaaCCTTCAGTCAGTATTCTTCTCTTAGAAatcatgagagaactcacactggagaaaaaccccatgaatgtcagctatgtgggaaaaccttcagtcaGTATTCTTCTGTTAGAAGACATgaaagaattcacactggagagaaaccctatgaatgccttGTTTGTAGGAAGACTTTCAGCCAATGTTCTcatcttagacaacatgagagaacacacactggagagaaaccctatgaatgccatctGTGTGGAAAGGCTTTTGCTCATAGTTCTACGCTTAGGCTACATGAGAGAATGCATATTGAACAGAAGCTGTAA